From Streptomyces durmitorensis, a single genomic window includes:
- a CDS encoding MFS transporter, translating into MRSETTAAEKQQVQGEADKDGSPESMRRVAVASFIGTAIEFYDFYIYGTAAALVLNEAFFPTLDPVNATLASFSTYAVAFAARPIGSVIFGHFGDRVGRKSVLVASLLLMGLSTALVGLLPGYGTLGIWAPILLILLRFLQGIGLGGEWGGAALLAVEHAPKKKRGMYAAFPQLGPSVGFFAATGVFWLLSAVLSDDAFRSWGWRVPFLLSFLLVGVGLFVRLRISETPVFAKVMDAQEASKVPTLDVLRRYPRELLLGAGGMIVAYGLFYTATTYCLAYSTGTLGVSRNTMLGLSLVACLFLAAGTWLAATRSDGAGRRKLVLAGAGLAVVWGLVLFPLLDTEQPVLMALALGGALFCMGVVYGPMGAYLPELFGTNVRYSGASLAYNLGGVLGGAVSPLVATRLQSAFGSSSVGWYVSAMAVVSLVCVLALPETRERELA; encoded by the coding sequence GTGCGGAGTGAAACGACAGCAGCAGAGAAACAGCAGGTCCAGGGCGAGGCCGACAAGGACGGCAGCCCCGAGAGCATGCGCCGGGTGGCCGTCGCGTCCTTCATCGGGACGGCCATCGAGTTCTACGACTTCTACATCTACGGCACGGCGGCCGCCCTCGTCCTGAACGAGGCGTTCTTCCCGACCCTCGACCCGGTCAACGCCACCCTCGCCTCCTTCTCCACCTACGCGGTGGCGTTCGCGGCGCGGCCCATCGGGTCGGTGATCTTCGGGCACTTCGGCGACCGGGTCGGCCGCAAGTCGGTGCTCGTGGCCTCGCTGCTGCTCATGGGGCTCTCGACGGCGCTCGTCGGACTCCTGCCCGGATACGGCACGTTGGGCATCTGGGCGCCGATCCTGCTCATCCTGCTCCGCTTCCTCCAGGGCATCGGCCTCGGCGGCGAGTGGGGCGGGGCCGCGCTGCTCGCGGTGGAGCACGCGCCGAAGAAGAAGCGCGGGATGTACGCCGCCTTCCCCCAACTCGGTCCGTCCGTCGGGTTCTTCGCGGCGACCGGCGTCTTCTGGCTGCTGTCCGCTGTCCTGTCCGACGACGCGTTCAGGTCCTGGGGCTGGCGCGTGCCGTTCCTGCTCTCCTTCCTCCTCGTCGGCGTCGGGCTCTTCGTGCGCCTGCGCATCAGCGAGACGCCGGTCTTCGCGAAGGTCATGGACGCGCAGGAGGCGAGCAAGGTCCCCACGCTCGACGTGCTGCGGCGCTATCCGCGCGAACTGCTGCTCGGCGCCGGCGGGATGATCGTCGCGTACGGGCTCTTCTACACGGCGACGACGTACTGCCTCGCCTACTCCACCGGCACCCTGGGCGTCTCCCGCAACACCATGCTGGGCCTCTCGCTGGTCGCCTGCCTCTTCCTCGCGGCCGGCACATGGCTCGCCGCCACCCGCTCCGACGGTGCGGGCCGCCGCAAGCTGGTCCTCGCGGGCGCCGGGCTCGCGGTGGTGTGGGGCCTGGTGCTCTTCCCCCTCCTGGACACCGAGCAGCCGGTGCTCATGGCCCTGGCGCTCGGCGGCGCGCTGTTCTGCATGGGCGTGGTGTACGGGCCGATGGGCGCGTATCTGCCGGAGCTGTTCGGCACGAACGTGCGGTACTCGGGCGCTTCGCTCGCCTACAACCTCGGCGGTGTGCTCGGCGGCGCGGTCTCCCCGCTGGTGGCGACGCGGCTGCAGTCCGCCTTCGGATCCTCGTCGGTGGGCTGGTACGTGAGCGCGATGGCGGTCGTGTCCCTGGTGTGTGTTCTCGCGCTGCCGGAAACCCGCGAGCGTGAACTGGCCTGA
- a CDS encoding erythromycin esterase family protein: protein MTRTARTARRTVPLALAGTLGLGLLVAPQAAGAEPEATDPVPAIERSAHPLLSTDPGGSTKDLRPMGRMVGDASVVGLGEATHGSHEFFTMKDRVFRYLVEEKGFTTFAQEVSWTTGLRFDAYVRGGEGDVRELVHKELAKTPWDTQEYVDLLTWMRAYNDKHPQRQVRFMGNDLNYPEIGGELFDGVEDYVRAHEPDLLPRITELYAPIRRLADGDTYMGRPLEERKKLAGNAREALDLLKQRQPSSDHAKFTWALQHARSLSQTATVYAFDLDAPEGQKDAMLYRDRLMAQNTAWWQRRTGDKVLLSAHNAHVGYESYDPRYPKMQGAFLRDRLGKRYVSIGFTFDRGSLMAQSAESEAWKPRSVGAATRGMNEYTLDKVRHDDYFLDMRTAPATARKWLGKSRPTKSIGTAFPDGPHKIRLAPSHDILIHLHRVTAAHRQSQ, encoded by the coding sequence ATGACACGGACGGCACGGACGGCACGCCGCACGGTTCCGCTCGCACTGGCCGGGACGCTCGGCCTGGGGCTGCTCGTCGCGCCCCAGGCCGCCGGGGCCGAACCCGAGGCCACGGATCCCGTCCCGGCGATCGAGCGCTCGGCGCACCCCCTGCTCTCGACCGATCCGGGCGGCTCCACGAAGGACCTGCGGCCGATGGGCCGGATGGTGGGTGACGCTTCGGTGGTGGGCCTGGGTGAGGCCACACATGGCTCGCACGAATTCTTCACGATGAAGGACCGCGTTTTCCGCTATCTCGTGGAGGAGAAGGGGTTCACCACCTTCGCGCAGGAGGTCAGCTGGACCACGGGCCTGCGGTTCGACGCGTACGTGCGCGGGGGCGAGGGAGACGTGCGCGAGCTCGTCCACAAGGAGCTGGCGAAGACGCCCTGGGACACCCAGGAGTACGTCGACCTCCTGACGTGGATGCGCGCGTACAACGACAAGCACCCACAGCGCCAGGTGCGCTTCATGGGCAACGACCTCAACTACCCCGAGATCGGCGGCGAGTTGTTCGACGGGGTCGAGGACTACGTCCGCGCGCACGAGCCCGATCTGCTGCCCAGGATCACCGAGCTGTACGCGCCGATCCGCCGCCTCGCGGACGGGGACACGTACATGGGCAGGCCCCTTGAGGAGCGGAAGAAGCTGGCGGGCAACGCGCGGGAGGCGCTGGATCTGCTGAAGCAACGTCAGCCCTCGTCTGACCACGCCAAGTTCACCTGGGCACTCCAGCACGCCCGCTCGCTCTCGCAGACCGCCACGGTCTACGCCTTCGACCTGGACGCCCCCGAGGGCCAGAAGGACGCCATGCTCTACCGCGACCGCCTCATGGCTCAGAACACCGCGTGGTGGCAGCGCAGGACGGGCGACAAGGTGCTCCTGTCGGCCCACAACGCCCATGTGGGGTACGAGAGTTACGACCCGCGCTACCCCAAGATGCAGGGCGCCTTCCTGCGGGACCGGCTCGGCAAGCGCTACGTCAGCATCGGTTTCACCTTCGACCGGGGCTCGCTCATGGCACAGAGTGCGGAGTCCGAGGCGTGGAAGCCGCGCTCCGTGGGCGCCGCCACGCGCGGGATGAACGAGTACACGCTCGACAAGGTGCGGCACGACGACTACTTCCTGGACATGCGGACCGCTCCCGCGACCGCCCGGAAGTGGCTGGGCAAGAGCCGTCCCACCAAGAGCATCGGCACGGCGTTCCCGGACGGCCCGCACAAGATCCGGCTCGCGCCCTCGCACGACATCCTCATCCATCTGCACCGCGTCACCGCAGCTCACCGCCAGTCTCAATGA
- a CDS encoding exo-beta-N-acetylmuramidase NamZ family protein, with protein sequence MNLSRRSLSRRGLLAATTATALTSAAPAAAAGGGGGSGGGRRLRTGFDRLAADGYALLDGERVGVVTNPTGVTRDVRHIVDVMHADERVNLVAVFGPEHGFRGTAQAGGSEGRYDDPATGLPVYDTYQKSGKALADIFTASGVDTIVFDIQDAGARFYTYIWTLFDCMESAELAGKRFVVLDRPNPVTGRGAYGPVLHKEFATFVGRQPISQAHGMTVTELALLFNGEFLERPAELETVRMTGWKRSDFYDASGLPWVPPSPNMPTPETALVYSGTCLFEGTNLSEGRGTTRPFELLGAEGIDRKWAAAANDVGLRGVDFREAYFAPTFSKFQGKTIGGVQLHVHDRESYDPVRTGIALLVTAKKVWSGFAWRPDNWIDKLTGTTRVRTMIDAGADTDEVVAGWQDDLARFRAVRKRYLRYP encoded by the coding sequence ATGAACCTGTCCCGCCGCAGTCTGTCCAGACGGGGCCTGCTGGCCGCCACCACCGCCACCGCCCTCACCTCGGCGGCCCCCGCAGCGGCCGCGGGAGGCGGCGGCGGTTCGGGCGGCGGCCGACGGCTGCGCACCGGCTTCGACCGCCTGGCCGCCGACGGTTACGCACTCCTGGACGGGGAGCGCGTCGGCGTCGTCACCAACCCGACCGGCGTCACCAGGGACGTACGCCACATCGTCGACGTCATGCACGCCGACGAGCGCGTGAACCTGGTCGCGGTGTTCGGCCCCGAGCACGGCTTCCGGGGGACGGCTCAGGCGGGCGGCTCCGAGGGGCGGTACGACGACCCGGCGACCGGGCTCCCCGTCTACGACACGTACCAGAAGAGCGGCAAGGCGCTCGCCGACATCTTCACGGCCTCCGGCGTCGACACGATCGTCTTCGACATCCAGGACGCGGGGGCGCGCTTCTACACGTACATCTGGACGCTCTTCGACTGCATGGAGTCGGCCGAGCTCGCGGGGAAACGGTTCGTCGTCCTCGACCGGCCGAACCCGGTGACGGGGCGCGGCGCGTACGGGCCCGTCCTGCACAAGGAGTTCGCGACGTTCGTCGGCCGGCAGCCGATCTCGCAGGCACACGGCATGACGGTGACGGAGCTCGCACTGCTGTTCAACGGCGAGTTCCTGGAGCGCCCCGCCGAGCTGGAGACCGTGCGGATGACGGGGTGGAAGCGCTCGGACTTCTACGACGCCTCCGGGCTGCCCTGGGTGCCGCCGAGCCCGAACATGCCCACGCCCGAGACCGCCCTGGTCTACAGCGGCACCTGCCTCTTCGAGGGCACGAACCTCTCCGAGGGGCGCGGCACGACCCGCCCCTTCGAGCTGCTCGGCGCGGAGGGCATCGACCGGAAGTGGGCGGCCGCCGCCAACGACGTCGGGCTGCGCGGCGTGGACTTCAGGGAGGCCTACTTCGCGCCGACGTTCTCCAAGTTCCAGGGCAAGACGATCGGCGGCGTCCAGCTCCACGTGCACGACCGGGAGTCGTACGACCCGGTGCGCACCGGCATCGCGCTCCTGGTGACCGCCAAGAAGGTGTGGAGCGGCTTCGCCTGGCGCCCCGACAACTGGATCGACAAGCTGACGGGCACCACACGGGTCCGCACCATGATCGACGCGGGCGCGGACACGGACGAGGTGGTGGCCGGCTGGCAGGACGACCTCGCACGGTTCCGTGCCGTGCGGAAGCGGTATCTGCGCTATCCCTAG